The Mycobacterium seoulense genome has a window encoding:
- a CDS encoding SRPBCC family protein: protein MGQVSAASTILVNTEPGATLAAVADYQKVRPKILSPQYSDYQVLQGGQGAGTVAKWRLQATKSRVRDVQVDVDVAGHSVIEKDANSSMVINWTVAPAGPGSSVTVKTTWTGAGGVKGFFEKTFAPLGLKRIQGEVLANLKRELES, encoded by the coding sequence TTGGGACAGGTGAGTGCTGCCAGCACGATTTTGGTCAATACCGAGCCGGGCGCCACCCTCGCCGCCGTCGCGGACTATCAGAAGGTGCGCCCCAAGATTCTGTCCCCCCAGTACTCCGACTACCAGGTGCTGCAGGGCGGCCAGGGGGCGGGCACCGTCGCCAAATGGAGGTTGCAGGCCACCAAATCCCGCGTCCGCGACGTGCAGGTCGACGTCGACGTCGCCGGCCACTCCGTCATCGAGAAGGACGCGAACTCGTCGATGGTCATCAACTGGACGGTGGCCCCCGCCGGGCCCGGCTCCAGCGTCACCGTCAAGACCACCTGGACCGGTGCGGGCGGGGTCAAGGGTTTCTTCGAGAAGACCTTTGCGCCGTTGGGGCTGAAGAGGATTCAGGGCGAGGTGCTGGCCAACCTGAAGCGGGAGCTGGAAAGCTAG